From the genome of Synergistetes bacterium HGW-Synergistetes-1, one region includes:
- a CDS encoding cysteine--tRNA ligase, translated as MALVVYNDLTRKKEPFEPIEKNKVRFYVCGPTVYDFFHIGNARPFVLFDLFRRYLEATGYEVTFVQNFTDIDDKMIRRANEMGITVPELAERFIAEYFEDADALGIKRADVHPRATHEIEEIIKIVKTLIEKGHAYEKEGDVYFSVVSFPEYGKLSKQSIDELVSGARIEVDERKNNPLDFALWKASKPGEPFWESPWGNGRPGWHIECSAMSTKYLGDSIDIHGGGSDLVFPHHENEIAQSECASGCQFVKYWLHNAYIMIDKEKMSKSLGNFMTVRDIRNKFNPLVLRYFLLSAHYRSPINFSKEGLDQAQSALERINNCYADLNFAVANRNPCEKDDSLAEAVTRARQGYKDAMEDDFNTAGALGSIFDLIRAVNVHLTENEGLCREGIKAAKDFFDEVNRVFGFFQTEEGSDAEIDALLAERVEARKSKNFKRSDEIRDLLAAKGIIIEDTPQGARWKRQI; from the coding sequence ATGGCTCTGGTAGTTTATAACGATCTAACGAGAAAAAAAGAACCATTTGAACCAATAGAAAAAAACAAGGTCAGATTTTACGTCTGCGGACCTACTGTATATGATTTTTTCCACATCGGCAACGCTAGGCCTTTCGTTCTCTTTGACCTCTTTAGGAGATATCTTGAGGCGACCGGCTACGAGGTGACGTTTGTCCAGAATTTCACCGACATAGACGACAAAATGATCAGACGTGCAAACGAGATGGGAATAACTGTCCCTGAATTGGCGGAAAGATTCATTGCAGAATATTTTGAGGATGCTGACGCTCTTGGTATCAAAAGAGCGGATGTCCACCCCAGGGCTACCCACGAAATAGAGGAGATCATCAAGATCGTTAAGACACTCATAGAGAAAGGCCACGCCTATGAAAAAGAGGGGGATGTCTACTTCTCTGTAGTAAGTTTCCCAGAATACGGCAAACTTTCAAAACAGAGCATAGACGAGCTTGTGAGCGGAGCAAGGATCGAAGTGGATGAAAGAAAGAACAATCCGCTTGATTTTGCGCTCTGGAAGGCCAGCAAACCCGGAGAGCCTTTCTGGGAGAGCCCGTGGGGCAACGGCCGACCGGGCTGGCACATCGAATGCAGCGCAATGTCCACTAAGTATCTTGGAGACTCGATAGATATCCACGGCGGAGGCAGCGACCTTGTATTCCCCCACCACGAAAACGAGATAGCTCAGTCTGAGTGCGCTTCCGGGTGCCAGTTTGTAAAATACTGGCTCCACAACGCATACATAATGATCGACAAAGAAAAGATGTCGAAATCCCTTGGCAATTTCATGACGGTAAGAGACATAAGGAATAAATTTAATCCGCTGGTGCTTCGCTACTTCCTCCTGAGCGCGCACTACCGCTCCCCCATCAATTTTTCTAAAGAGGGTCTGGACCAGGCTCAGAGCGCGCTTGAAAGGATCAACAACTGCTATGCTGACCTTAATTTCGCAGTGGCAAACCGTAACCCCTGTGAGAAGGATGACTCGCTTGCCGAGGCTGTGACCCGTGCCAGGCAAGGCTATAAAGATGCTATGGAAGATGATTTCAACACAGCCGGGGCTCTTGGGAGCATATTTGACTTGATCAGGGCTGTTAATGTCCATCTGACGGAAAACGAGGGGCTATGCCGGGAGGGCATAAAGGCTGCAAAGGATTTCTTTGATGAAGTGAACAGGGTATTTGGATTCTTTCAGACTGAGGAAGGCTCTGATGCTGAAATAGACGCACTTCTTGCTGAGAGGGTCGAGGCCAGAAAATCCAAGAATTTCAAAAGATCGGACGAAATCAGGGATCTGCTGGCGGCAAAAGGGATAATAATCGAAGATACGCCGCAGGGCGCACGCTGGAAAAGACAGATCTAG
- a CDS encoding molybdopterin synthase sulfur carrier subunit, with protein sequence MIKVGFFADIRTMVGTKEITMPLRPTLGLLMEDLNAKFGKSFRDFCMDGDKISKRVNILVNGHHMLHLQKDDTPLKDGDDVRIFPLIGGG encoded by the coding sequence TTGATAAAAGTCGGTTTTTTCGCAGATATAAGGACTATGGTCGGCACCAAGGAGATAACAATGCCTTTAAGACCGACTCTTGGACTCCTCATGGAGGACCTTAACGCGAAGTTCGGGAAAAGTTTCCGTGATTTCTGCATGGACGGAGACAAAATATCCAAAAGGGTCAACATCCTTGTCAACGGTCACCATATGCTCCACCTCCAAAAGGACGATACCCCGCTTAAAGACGGCGACGACGTAAGGATATTTCCGCTCATCGGCGGAGGCTAG
- a CDS encoding excinuclease ABC subunit C: MKREDLLNHIKAFPDKPGVYMMRDPDGKIIYVGKAKSLKKRVSSYFRHSNFASPRLRKLVDTISDISTIRTETEIEALILENRLIKLYQPFFNVDLKMNERYAYIKVTSEKFPRIVVTRQKQDDCAVYIGPFVRVSEVRELLRLIERYLPLRYCKGEIKEPNRKVRPCMRHSLGHCLAPCAGLCTENEYRERAADVIMMLQGKGLELVEKLRKKMDRSAQNLEFEEAAALRDTIRAIWRVSRQRNNIPEIEAGRDNFWETLNRLQDILKLPMLPWRIDGFDISHTAGKETVGVVVVFEQGYPNTSLYRRFNIKTVEGIDDFRSMKETLLRRYKRCMDGQEPMPQLILIDGGPVQLEFAMEALKELEIIGIPIISLAKENEEIYIPDQKEPIRLDHTDPALRLLQHVRDESHRYAITSHRAARGKNFRRSKLEDIPGVGRTKAAQLITKFGSTRAIMDTAEEDLASSPGIGRTLAKRIQEHLRQADEGSPEN, encoded by the coding sequence TTGAAAAGAGAAGACCTTCTTAATCATATAAAAGCATTCCCGGATAAACCCGGAGTGTATATGATGCGTGATCCGGACGGCAAAATAATTTACGTCGGCAAGGCGAAATCTCTCAAGAAGAGGGTATCTTCATATTTTCGCCATTCCAACTTCGCTTCGCCCAGGCTGAGGAAACTGGTAGATACGATATCAGATATTTCGACTATCAGGACAGAGACGGAGATAGAGGCCCTTATACTCGAAAACAGACTGATAAAATTATATCAGCCCTTCTTCAATGTAGACCTCAAAATGAACGAACGGTACGCATATATAAAGGTCACATCAGAAAAATTTCCGCGTATTGTGGTAACCAGACAAAAGCAGGATGACTGTGCAGTTTATATAGGCCCGTTCGTAAGAGTCTCCGAAGTGAGGGAACTCCTTCGACTAATAGAGCGCTATCTACCTCTGCGTTACTGCAAGGGGGAAATAAAAGAGCCAAATAGAAAGGTCCGTCCATGCATGAGGCATTCCCTTGGACACTGCCTTGCGCCCTGTGCCGGGCTTTGCACTGAAAATGAGTACAGGGAAAGGGCAGCGGATGTAATAATGATGCTGCAGGGCAAAGGTCTTGAGCTAGTCGAAAAGCTTAGAAAAAAAATGGACAGGTCGGCACAGAACCTTGAATTTGAAGAGGCAGCGGCACTTCGGGACACCATAAGGGCTATCTGGAGGGTCAGCCGCCAGCGAAACAACATTCCGGAGATCGAGGCAGGCAGGGACAACTTCTGGGAGACGCTGAACCGCCTCCAGGATATTTTAAAACTGCCCATGCTTCCATGGAGGATAGATGGTTTCGATATATCACACACTGCCGGCAAAGAGACAGTAGGTGTAGTTGTTGTCTTTGAACAGGGATACCCGAACACCTCCCTGTACAGAAGGTTCAACATAAAGACTGTCGAGGGCATAGATGACTTCAGGTCTATGAAAGAGACTCTGCTTAGAAGATACAAAAGGTGCATGGACGGACAGGAGCCGATGCCCCAGCTTATCCTGATCGACGGAGGTCCGGTACAGCTTGAATTTGCAATGGAGGCGTTGAAGGAACTTGAGATCATCGGCATACCGATAATTTCCCTGGCCAAGGAAAATGAGGAGATATACATACCGGATCAAAAGGAACCCATACGTCTCGATCACACAGATCCTGCACTGAGACTCCTGCAGCACGTAAGGGACGAATCTCATAGATATGCGATAACATCCCACAGGGCAGCCAGGGGCAAAAATTTCAGGAGAAGCAAACTCGAAGATATCCCCGGAGTAGGAAGAACCAAAGCTGCTCAGCTCATAACAAAATTTGGAAGCACAAGAGCTATAATGGATACCGCCGAGGAAGATCTGGCTTCATCTCCGGGAATAGGCAGGACACTGGCTAAAAGGATACAGGAACATCTCAGGCAGGCAGATGAAGGGAGTCCGGAAAATTGA